Genomic window (Brachyspira hampsonii):
CTCCTTAATATTTTCTATATGCATTTGAACAGCTTAAAGAAAAATTAATATTTTATTATAACAAAATTATGATAATCTTCATATTTACTATGCATTATACCGAAAATGATAACGGACATTACTATACAAAAACAAATTTACAGTGTTTTTATACATTATAGATTAAATTAATTGATTATTTTTTAATAGAATTGTATAATTATTAAATATACACTTAATATAGGAAAAGAGATGTACATAAAGAATCTTAATTTGCACGGATTCAAATCATTTGCCATAGAAACAAATATAGAATTTAATGAAGGTGTTACTGTAGTGCTTGGACCAAATGGAATAGGTAAAAGCAATATAGTAGAAGCTTTCCTATGGGTTATGGGTGAACAGTCCGCAAGCAGATTAAGAATAGACAGTTCCAAAGGGCTTGAAAGCGTAATATTTCATGGTACGGATACTAGAAAACCATCATCTCTCGCACAGGTTGCTCTCACTTTAGATAATAAATCAAAATGGATAAAAAAATACGATACAGATGAAGTTATAGTTACAAGAAAATACTATAGAAAAGGATTGTCAGAATACTATATTAATGATGAACAGGTAAGATTAAAAGATATAGTTGATATGTTTTTGGACACTGGGCTTGGTAAAAATGCATATTCTGTTATTAAGCAGGGTACAGTTTCAGAAATAGCAAAACAGAAACCTGAAGAGAGAAGAAGTATTATAGAAAATGCTGCAGGAATAAGTAAATATCTCGAAAGAAGAAGGGAAGCTGCTAAAAAGTTAGAAGAGTCCGAAAGTAACCTTGATAATGTAAAAATAGAAATAAAGAACGCTGAAAAACATTATAAATCTCTAAAAGAACAGGCATCAAGAACTGAAAAATATTATAATCTTAAAGATGAGCAGAAAAAAATAAATATAAGTTTAAATGTTAATCAAGTAAAAAAATTAAAAATCACTTTAGAAGATCAAAATAAAAGCCTTGAAGAACATACAAATAAAAAATCGGAGTTGGAAAAAGAACTTCAGGATTTAGATAAACAGAAACAGCAGGAGCTTTTGAAATTTGAAGAAACAAGAACATTATCTATAGAACTTGATAAACAGGTTTCACTAATAATAACAGAGCTTACTCATATAGAAAAGATGTCAAATCAATTAAAAAATCAGCTTGATAATGCGGGTAAAGAAAAAGATGAAACTATTAACAGAAAAAACTCTCTTTTAAAAAGAATAGAAGAAGATAAAAATCAAATAGCCGAACTTGAAGAAGAAGTAAAAACTATAGCTGAAAATATAGAAAAATCTCTTAAAGAACAAGAAGCAGAAGAAACTAATATTGCAAATGAGCAAAATAAAATAGCTGCTCTAAATGATAAAATATCTGCCTTAACAAATGAGAATCAAAATGCTGCATTAAAAATTGCTGATGCAAGAGAAAGACAATTAGAAGTTATAAATAAAATAATCACAGAAATAGATGAAAAGAAAAAAGATGTAATGGGCAACAGCTTTTATCAAAATATAGGAAAGCATGAAAGTGATATTGATATAGGTTTTAATAATCTTCTTAATGCTATAAATATAAAGATGAACACTATAAATGAATTTGAAGAAGAGGGAGTATTATCAAATTTAAATGAACTTAGCTACAATTCATTATGCGGTTTTATAAGAAATTTAGGGGAAAGTTTAGATACAGAGAAAAAAGATGCATTATTTCTGCAATGTATATTTAAAGAGTATACCAAAATAAAAGATCCTTTTGTAGATTTGCTTTTTGACAAGGAAGGTACTTATATGCAGAAAGAAGCTATAGACAAGGAAATTGCTGATTTAGAAAGTTTTATAAAAAATAATGTAGAAAAAATTGAAGAGATAAATAATGAAATAAAAATAGCCGCAGATAATATTAATAGAGGAAATGCTAATCTCACTACCCTAACAATAGAAAGAGCAAAATACGAAACTAATAAAAAAGCATCTGAAGACAGAAAAGAAATGATATTAAAAAGTATGAAGATGATAGAAGATGAATTTGCCTCACTTAATGAAAAAATAAGCAGATTAGAAGAAGAATATAAAAAACTTAATGAAGAATATAAAGAAAACTCTATTAATTATAAAGAATTAGAAAAGAAAAAATCAAAAACAGAAAGCGAATCCAGACATAAAGCAAATGAAATAAAAAAAGCGGAATCTGCATTATCAAATTTTGAAACTAGCCTTGCTAAAAGAATTAAAAGACTTAATGAAATAAATGAAAATATAACAAGAGTTGGAGAGAGAATAAATCAAAGCAATGATAAAATAAAAGATATTTATACTCATTTCTATGAAAACTATGCTCTTAACTTAAAAGACTTTGAAGAAAATACACAGAACTTAATAGATGAAGAATCATATAAAAATAAACTAAATACTATCAATGAAAGAATAAAGAATCTCGGACATATAAATGAGATGGCACTTGATGAATATCAGGAAGCTAAAAACAGATTTGAATTTCTTACAAAACAAAAAGAAGATTTAGAAAAATCAAAAGAGGAAATATTAAAAATTATAGCCGATGCTAATAAAAAAGCCGGTGAAGATTTTCTAAAAACATTTAATGAAATAAATAAAAAATTCTCAGAAACATTTAAAATATTATTCGGCGGAGGAAATGCCGGACTTAAAATACAAAATGAAGAAGATTTATTAAATAGTCCTATAGATATATTTGCTCAGCCTCCGGGAAAGAGAATGGAAAATATTGTATCATATTCAGGAGGAGAGCTTACTATGACAGGGCTTGCTTTAGTATTTGCAATATTTCTATACCGTCCTAGTCCTTTCTGTATACTTGATGAGGTGGATGCGGCACTTGACGGAGCAAATATTATTAGATATAAAAACATGGTTAAAAACCTATCTGACAAAACTCAATTCTTAATCATTACGCATGATGAAGTATCTGCTACTATAGCCGATGCTTATTACGGAATAACTGCTGAAGAGAAAGGTGTTTCAAAAATATTTACAGTTAAAGTGGATAAAGACGGCAAGGTAAATGGAAGTGAAGAAAAGCTAGTTAATCAGGATTAATATACCGCACGCAGAATAAAACTAAAAATATAAATTTATATACTATTCGAATTTAATTATATTAAGAAATATCATTATCCGTGCGTGAACAGATTAAAAAATTAAAAATCGTTTGGGCGGGTGCTATAATTTCTGATTAGATTTTAAATATAATTAATACTAGAATTCAAATTATAATAATAAATCTTAAAGGGCGGGCAATTAAAATAAAGTTTTAAAATTATTTTCATACCCCACCATTTAGGATTTTTAATTTATTTTGCAATATTAATTCTTTATTTTTTATAATCCAATTAGAATTTTTTAGCTGCCCACCCAAGTTTTTTTAAATTAATAATACATTCACCGCACGCAGAATATAATTATAATTATTGAATATGTTATTAATCTCATTATCATTATATATAAAATTTTACTCCCCGTGCGTTATTGAAATTTAAAAATTAAATAATTTTGCTTTTATATATAAATATAATATAATTATTAACTATGGAAAGTTTAGTAAATTATATCAAAAAATGTCCATATATATTTGGAATATTAATAGGCATTATGTTTATTCTGGATGCAATTTTTAAATGGAATTGGCTTTTAAACAATAACAGCTCAAATTCCATGATAGATATATATGAAGTTCTTGGAGAGATTGGAGTTAGAATACTCACAGGAATTTTAGGACTTATAATAATAATAAGCTGTATAATTATATTTGGATAGTAAAAAATGAATATTGAAAAACATATATTTGATGATATTAATTTCTTTCCTAATAAAATGAAAATTTTAATATTAGGTACTTTTCCTGTTCCATTATATTCTAATAAAGAAAAGTTTAGTAAATTAAGCATAAAAGAGCAAAATAATGCTTGGTATTATTCAAGTAAAAGAAGTGAGTTTTGGAAAATAATTGCTGACTGCTTTGATATAGATTATAAAAATGGAAGTGATTTTATTTTTAATAAGAGCAAGAAGAAAAAAATCTTTGAAGAAAATAAAATAGGAATAGCAGATGTATTTTTAAAATGTGAGAGAAAAAATGAGAATAGTTCCAAAGACACTGATTTAATAATATTGGAATATAATAATATACTTAGCAATATTGTAACAGATGAAAATAATTATAAAGATTTAGAACTTATTATATTTACAAGCCGCTTTACAGAAAATCACTTTTTTAAAATAATTAATGATATTAAATATGGCATAGAAGAAAGCAAAGAGGCTTATCAATATTATAATTATGGAGCAAATGAAAAATGTATAAGCATTGATATAATAAATGCCATAAGAGAAAGATATTTATATGTTAATAGTTTAAGAAAGATTAAATTAGCCACAATAACTTTAAAAATAAGTCCTATAAAGGGAGTAAGTCTATATTCTACCAAGAAAGAACTTTATAAATATTATTTAAATAATACAAAAAATAAATCATAAAGCAATTAAAAATTAATATATCTTATTCCGAAATTTGATAACAGCGAAAATTCTATACTTTAAGGAAGAATTAAAAATGCGTTATTTAAGTTTTATTTTAATATTTTTAAATGCTTTTTTTGTATTATTTGCACAAACACCTAATACAGGAAGATTAGATCAGTTATTGGATTATGCTAATGCAGGAGATACTAACGGCATAAAAAGATTAATCTCTCAAGGCTCTATTTCAAATTTTATAGACTTTGGGGATAATCAGGGACATAATGCCTTAATCACAGCAGCCTCAAAAGGATATAAGGATATTGTACTTCTCCTTCTATCCCAAAATGCAAATGTTAATCTCACATGCATACATGGAAAAACAGCTTTAATTTATGCTGCCGATGCCGGATATGTTGATATAGTTTCTTATCTGCTTGCAAAAAACGCTAACCCTAATATAAAAATAAACGGCGGAACAACAGCATTACTTCAGGCTGCAGGAAAAGGATACTACAGCATAGTTGAAATGATAGTTAATGCTAATGCCGATTTAAGAATGATGGGAACTTATAGAAGCGGAAATGATGACGGAATAAATTATAATATGACTCCTTTAATGGTAGCTTCTTTTAATAATCATGATTTAATAGTAAGATTATTATTAGACAAAGGCAGTGATATTAATTATATAAATGAATATGGTGCTAATGCTTTATTCTATGCTATAGCCAGAGGAAATAATGATATTGCAAGGCTTTTATTGGAAAGAGGTGCTGATGCCAATGTAGTAGCTTCTTACGGACCTTATGGAAATATTACACCTCTTGCCTTAGCTTCTACATTAGGCTTAACAGATGTAATATCATCATTACTCATAGGAAAATCCGATATAAACTTTAAAATGCGAGACGGCAGAACAGCTTTAATATGGGCGGCTATTTCAGGAAAAAGTGATGCAGTTAATGCACTTATTATGAATAAAGCAGACTTAAATATTGCTGATAATGATGGAAAAACTGCTTTAATGTTTGCTGCCGAAAATGGCGATTATATTTCAGCAGAATATTTGATTAATGCAGGTGCTTATTTAAATACTTTAGATAAATTTAAAAAGACTGCTCTAATGTATGCTATGGAAAATGGTAATACAGAAGTTGTAGATTTACTTACCAGAGCAAGCCTAACCTATAATAAATAATGCATTATTAAAAATATATAAATAAAGGGCTGTGTAAAACAGTCCTTATTTTTTATAATTCAAATGGATAATTATACGGTTTAACATTTTCCAATTTCATCTTTACATAACTTCTAAATTTATCTCTGAATTTTTTTATAGGTATAAACCAGGCGATCTTATTTGTTATATCATTAATAAAAAAATTTAATTTATCTATATCATCTAAAATTTTTTTTATATTAACTTCCTGACCATAAAAATCTGAAGTTATTTTTTCATCCATTTTTTTATTTAATTCTAATTTTTCCAAATACTTTATTTCATTCAAATGTGTTGTTTTTAAATTAGCAAAGCGATGATTTTTATCTCTTATATGAGTAGCTTCTTCATCAAATCCAACATTTGTTATCAAATTTTGATTTGGATATATTGCCATACCGTTATTTATAATAACAGAAATAATCCAAGAATTATCCCAAACTGCATAAGGATTATTTTTTAATTCAAAAGCATTCTTTTTCCAAAACCTTTTTACCATTTCATTATCAAATCTATTTTCTATTGAATTTATTATCTTATCGTAATCATATTTAAATAAGCCTAAATCAAAATATTTCCAAGCCCTCCTCCAACTAGCCCATCCCCAAGAATTTGCTATAGAACATATATAATAAGAGTCTAATGAACCTTCATCATGTATATTATTATTTCCTATATGCATAATTCTTTCATCATCTTTATAATGCTCTAATAATTTTTCGCAAAAATAAAAAAAAGTTTCATCTGGAACTATATCATCTTCAAGTATAATTCCATCTTCTTCATTTTCAAAAAGCCAAGTAACAGCTGAAGATACTCCTTTTTCACAACCCAAATTTTCATCATGAAACAATGTTTTTATTTGACATTCCCAATCAATTTCTTTGATAACTTCTCTAGCCTCAGAACATTTTATTATATCATTTTTATTATTTATTCTAGGACCATCAGCAGCTATATATAATTTATTAGGTTTTACTATTCTTAATGAATCAATAACTTTTCTAAATTTATCCGCCCTATTAAATATAATTACAAGTACTGCTTTATTCATAAAAATTAACCTTTAATTATTTATCCGCTTTCTCTTTATTTTTTTTTCCGGAAGAATAATTAGTATCTTTCACATCGTTTATAAAGTAGAATAAAGATTCAATCTCATCAGCTATATTAACATCATTGATTATACAATCAGGTCTCTCTAAAAGTTTTATAGGAGCAAAATTTAATACTCCTTTTATACCAGCATTACATATAACATCAAACATTCTTTGAGCTTCCAAATCAGGTACAGTTAATATTGCTATCTCTATTTTATTATTAATTATGAAATCTTTTAATTCCTCTATAGGAAGTATAGGAATGGCGGCATCTCTATCTATTTTTTCAGGGTTATGGTCAAATGCTGCAACTATCTTTATAGATTCGCTTTCAAAGCCTCTGTAATTAACCAATGCTTTTCCTATTTTACCATATCCTACTAATATAATATTATGAGATATTTGTTTTCCTAATATGCTATCAATTTGCTCTAATAAATCATCTATATTATATCCGCCCTTCTTATTTCCAGATATATTAAATAATGAAAAGTCTTTTCTTACCTGAACCGAAGTTATACCTATTGCATCCCCCAAGTTATTAGAATATGCTTTTATAAATCCAAAACTCTTCATGCGTCTTAGAGCATTTTTATATTTTAATAAACGCATAATTTGTGTTCTGCTAATCATAATATATCCTTAAATTTTTTCTTCTAGTTTACTATAAAACAATATGTTATATTATAACATATTAAAGTTATCTGTCAATAAAAATATTATCATAGAATACCTATTTTATGAGAAATAAGATATGAATCAAAGAACATTAATAATATTTTTTTATATTATTGTTATTTTTTTGAAAGGATTAATAATATATAATTTTCATTTTTAAGTATTTATTTTTTATTTTGCTGGAAAAAAAATTAATTATATTATATAATAAATAATTATGACAGATTATAAATTAATAGCACAAACAATAAAAGAATCAAAATATGCAGTAGCTTTTACAGGAGCAGGCATAAGTGTTGAAAGCGGGGTACCTCCGTTCAGAGGTGAAAATGGCCTTTGGGAGAAGCATGGAAGTCAGTTCGCTGAAATATCTTATTTTATGAAGCATCAGAAAGAATCTTGGAATTCATTAAAAAAAGTTTTTTATGATCCTATTACAGATGTAAAACCTAATAAAGCTCATATAGTATTAGCAAATTTAGAAAAAATGGGGATTATGAGAAGTGTAATTACTCAAAATATTGATAATCTTCATCAGGAAGCCGGAAGTAAAATAGTATATGAACTTCATGGCACAGCTAAATATGCAGTATGTATGAAATGCAAAACAAGATATAAAATCAGTAAAGAAATACTTGCCATGGATCCGCCTTCATGTGAAAAATGCGGATCTACCTTAAAACCTGACTTTGTATTTTTTGGTGAACAGCTTCCTGCAATAGATTTTAACTCTTCAATAGAAGATGCACAAAAAAGCGACTTGTTTATTATAGTAGGTACAGGCGGTGAGGTAATGCCGGCAGCTCAAATTCCTCATATAGCTAAAAGGTCCGGAGCAAAGATTATGGAAATTAATCCTGCACCTTCCAGCTTTACTAATTCTATAGTTGATATTTATATACAAGAAAAGGCAGGTGTAGCTTTTACAGAAATAGAAAAATATTTATGATTTATAAACGAATAAAGCCTTATAGAAAAACTATAAGGCTTTATTTATAAAAATAATAAAATCAATTTATTTCTTCTTCATACATTTTAGCTAATGTAGTTTTTACTTCAGCTATAAATTTTTTATCTTCAAGCACTATATGATTAAGCAGCCAATCTTTTAAAAAAGTAATAAAATCTTTAATTACTAAATCATCACCTCGCTCATAACTATTAACTTCATCAACTATTTTGAGAGAGAATGCTCTATGTTTAGATATATGGTCTTTAGATCCGGAATAATTTATGGCATTCATAATTTTTTCTTCATAGGCAAAGTGATAAGTGGCATAGTCTATAGTTCTTTTGATGATTTCTTTAAATGATTTTTGTACTTCATCATCTCTAATATCACCTCTAACACCTGTTTCATAAAGATCATTTATAATATTAACTAACTCTTTATGCTGATTATCTATTCTTTTATAACCAGTTTTAAATCTATCTTCCCATTTAATCCAGCCTTTTTTAACAATAACTTCTGCCATTTGTTCCATAATTAAAGCTCCTTATTATTCTTTAGAAAGTTTTTCTAATGCTTCCTTAACTTCCTTTATAAATTTTTTATCTGTAACTAAAATATGGTTTAAAAACCAATCTTTTAGATACTGAACTAAATTATTAATAGCATCTAAAGAACCATTTTCATAGGATTTTACATAATTAAAGATTGTTTGTGCAAATTCTCTATGGTATGAAGAATGTTCTATTATTTTATTGTATTTAATAGCATGCATTATTTTTTCTTCGCAAGAAAAATGATATGCTACATAATCAACAGTTTTTATTAAAGCCTTTTTAAACTGTGATTTAAGAGATTCATCTTTTGAATCTTTATTATCCATACAATCATGCAAATCATTAATTATCTCTATTAATTCCAAATGCTGATCATCTATTCTTTTATATCCTACCTTATATTTATCTTCCCACACTATGTATTTTTCTTTCATAATTATTCCTTAAATGAAAAAACAATTATGTTAAATATCGTAATATGTATACTATTTATTATATAAATATTTCTGCTTTTTTAAAGATAAAAATGGAATTTATTAAAATTTTATCTTTATTGTTAGTATAATCAAACAATTAAAACGACTAATAGACTTGTTTAAAAAGTAATTTAAGAGATTGTATATGAAATTTTGATAATTTATCAATTACAAAAATAATACTTTATAACTGCATAAACCATTTATTCTAATGTATTAATATACAGTTTCTTAAACCTAACGACACATTCCGACACCAAAAGCGGACTTCGTCAGTACGATTCGAGAGGCAGACTTAGCAGTATTTTCTTTATCATAAGGTGAATAGACCGCAAATTTAAAATACGCTTGGGTGTGTGCTAACAGATGTTAATTAAATCATAAAACAGTATAAAGCTAAAATTCAAAGTAAAGCAATTAAACATAAAGGGCGGGGATTGAGAAAAAGTTTTTAATTTTTTTTGACTTTTACTAATTCCCACCCTCTAGGCTTATTATTTAATCTGCAATTATAATTTTTAATTTTATTCATTGTCTAAAAAGAATTTTTAGCWGCCCACCCAAGCTTTTATTAGGTTTATGACTTTTTTAACGCACGCAGAATAGATTTTAAAATATTGCAAAAATTGTACTATTAATCCTTTTATACATTTTTCTTCGTATACCGTGCGGTGAATAGACTGCAAATTTAAAATACGCTTGGGCGGGTGCTAACAAATGTTATTTAACTCATAAAACAGTATAAAGCTAAAATTCAAAGTGAAGCAATTAAACATAAAGGGCGGGGATTGAGAAAAAGTTTTAATTTTTTGACTTTTACTTATTTCCCACCCTTGTCATAGCAGAAAAACAGCAAAAGAAGATGGAGCTTTTGGAAATAAAAAGAAAGATTATTAATAGGATATGATTATGAAAATAGATAGTCAAAAACAATATATACATATAGAACGAGATAATAAAGAAGAACGTATTATTATCGATGCTAAAAATATTAGCAGCGAAGATACTATTTATTTGTTGACTGAGTTTATCTTCTTTGTAACTAAATAAGAAAATGTACCTGCTGATGGTTTTGTTGATATAATAAAAAATGCAGTAAAATTAAAAATAAAATTAGAAAATGAAAAAAATAATAATATTTTATAGAGGATAAAATGGAACAGATTATTAGAGAAACTTTTTATAATT
Coding sequences:
- a CDS encoding NAD-dependent deacylase, whose protein sequence is MTDYKLIAQTIKESKYAVAFTGAGISVESGVPPFRGENGLWEKHGSQFAEISYFMKHQKESWNSLKKVFYDPITDVKPNKAHIVLANLEKMGIMRSVITQNIDNLHQEAGSKIVYELHGTAKYAVCMKCKTRYKISKEILAMDPPSCEKCGSTLKPDFVFFGEQLPAIDFNSSIEDAQKSDLFIIVGTGGEVMPAAQIPHIAKRSGAKIMEINPAPSSFTNSIVDIYIQEKAGVAFTEIEKYL
- a CDS encoding redox-sensing transcriptional repressor Rex; the protein is MISRTQIMRLLKYKNALRRMKSFGFIKAYSNNLGDAIGITSVQVRKDFSLFNISGNKKGGYNIDDLLEQIDSILGKQISHNIILVGYGKIGKALVNYRGFESESIKIVAAFDHNPEKIDRDAAIPILPIEELKDFIINNKIEIAILTVPDLEAQRMFDVICNAGIKGVLNFAPIKLLERPDCIINDVNIADEIESLFYFINDVKDTNYSSGKKNKEKADK
- a CDS encoding bacteriohemerythrin, which gives rise to MEQMAEVIVKKGWIKWEDRFKTGYKRIDNQHKELVNIINDLYETGVRGDIRDDEVQKSFKEIIKRTIDYATYHFAYEEKIMNAINYSGSKDHISKHRAFSLKIVDEVNSYERGDDLVIKDFITFLKDWLLNHIVLEDKKFIAEVKTTLAKMYEEEIN
- a CDS encoding uracil-DNA glycosylase family protein — translated: MNIEKHIFDDINFFPNKMKILILGTFPVPLYSNKEKFSKLSIKEQNNAWYYSSKRSEFWKIIADCFDIDYKNGSDFIFNKSKKKKIFEENKIGIADVFLKCERKNENSSKDTDLIILEYNNILSNIVTDENNYKDLELIIFTSRFTENHFFKIINDIKYGIEESKEAYQYYNYGANEKCISIDIINAIRERYLYVNSLRKIKLATITLKISPIKGVSLYSTKKELYKYYLNNTKNKS
- a CDS encoding ankyrin repeat domain-containing protein is translated as MRYLSFILIFLNAFFVLFAQTPNTGRLDQLLDYANAGDTNGIKRLISQGSISNFIDFGDNQGHNALITAASKGYKDIVLLLLSQNANVNLTCIHGKTALIYAADAGYVDIVSYLLAKNANPNIKINGGTTALLQAAGKGYYSIVEMIVNANADLRMMGTYRSGNDDGINYNMTPLMVASFNNHDLIVRLLLDKGSDINYINEYGANALFYAIARGNNDIARLLLERGADANVVASYGPYGNITPLALASTLGLTDVISSLLIGKSDINFKMRDGRTALIWAAISGKSDAVNALIMNKADLNIADNDGKTALMFAAENGDYISAEYLINAGAYLNTLDKFKKTALMYAMENGNTEVVDLLTRASLTYNK
- a CDS encoding bacteriohemerythrin — encoded protein: MKEKYIVWEDKYKVGYKRIDDQHLELIEIINDLHDCMDNKDSKDESLKSQFKKALIKTVDYVAYHFSCEEKIMHAIKYNKIIEHSSYHREFAQTIFNYVKSYENGSLDAINNLVQYLKDWFLNHILVTDKKFIKEVKEALEKLSKE
- a CDS encoding chromosome segregation SMC family protein, which produces MYIKNLNLHGFKSFAIETNIEFNEGVTVVLGPNGIGKSNIVEAFLWVMGEQSASRLRIDSSKGLESVIFHGTDTRKPSSLAQVALTLDNKSKWIKKYDTDEVIVTRKYYRKGLSEYYINDEQVRLKDIVDMFLDTGLGKNAYSVIKQGTVSEIAKQKPEERRSIIENAAGISKYLERRREAAKKLEESESNLDNVKIEIKNAEKHYKSLKEQASRTEKYYNLKDEQKKINISLNVNQVKKLKITLEDQNKSLEEHTNKKSELEKELQDLDKQKQQELLKFEETRTLSIELDKQVSLIITELTHIEKMSNQLKNQLDNAGKEKDETINRKNSLLKRIEEDKNQIAELEEEVKTIAENIEKSLKEQEAEETNIANEQNKIAALNDKISALTNENQNAALKIADARERQLEVINKIITEIDEKKKDVMGNSFYQNIGKHESDIDIGFNNLLNAINIKMNTINEFEEEGVLSNLNELSYNSLCGFIRNLGESLDTEKKDALFLQCIFKEYTKIKDPFVDLLFDKEGTYMQKEAIDKEIADLESFIKNNVEKIEEINNEIKIAADNINRGNANLTTLTIERAKYETNKKASEDRKEMILKSMKMIEDEFASLNEKISRLEEEYKKLNEEYKENSINYKELEKKKSKTESESRHKANEIKKAESALSNFETSLAKRIKRLNEINENITRVGERINQSNDKIKDIYTHFYENYALNLKDFEENTQNLIDEESYKNKLNTINERIKNLGHINEMALDEYQEAKNRFEFLTKQKEDLEKSKEEILKIIADANKKAGEDFLKTFNEINKKFSETFKILFGGGNAGLKIQNEEDLLNSPIDIFAQPPGKRMENIVSYSGGELTMTGLALVFAIFLYRPSPFCILDEVDAALDGANIIRYKNMVKNLSDKTQFLIITHDEVSATIADAYYGITAEEKGVSKIFTVKVDKDGKVNGSEEKLVNQD
- a CDS encoding Imm17 family immunity protein, with protein sequence MFILDAIFKWNWLLNNNSSNSMIDIYEVLGEIGVRILTGILGLIIIISCIIIFG